The Candidatus Bipolaricaulota bacterium nucleotide sequence CTGTTCCCTACCTTGAAGCGGCGCCGCAACCAGCGGGTGGGGAAGATGAGCGGGGGAGAGCGACAGATGGTGGCGATGGGGCGGGCGTTGATGCTCGACCCGCGGCTTCTCATGCTCGATGAGCCATCGGCCGCTCTTGCCCCTAAGCTGGCAGCGGAGATCTTCGCCCGGATCATCGCGATCAA carries:
- a CDS encoding ATP-binding cassette domain-containing protein: LFPTLKRRRNQRVGKMSGGERQMVAMGRALMLDPRLLMLDEPSAALAPKLAAEIFARIIAINDTGVAILIVEQNAKESLRLSHRGYVLAAGEKRYEDTGQNLLNNEEVGKLYLGG